In the Devosia sp. SL43 genome, one interval contains:
- a CDS encoding phosphatase PAP2 family protein: MDRFRPFVARYFDALWSAIRSDTPIYALAAIYVALGYAFMSGKGYLAFGMLDAYWAAWSVNFGLLGPVFVTIIGLLHIIIRLNKRRSLAYRAMFAPRRVARFVAGTILLLTAVLVFTTMFSAIKTSFPIDHGFRFDVAQADIDKAIHFGVDPWRWLYAVAEHPLVLRIAEFNYNVLWFVICYFTLYWVVTSPRTAGLRVRYVLTWMLSWAIIGNVIAGTWLSAGPAYYGLVTGDMARFGDQLAFLATTAGEKNSAFNFQAYLWKLYESGNVGIGSGISAFPSIHVAVTTINALFISEVSRRFGALLWAYVAFIIMSSVYLGWHYAIDGYVSVVCVTAIYWTLRKLVPTLSRLRWKAPATEPAEAIARNS; the protein is encoded by the coding sequence ATGGATCGATTCCGCCCCTTCGTCGCGCGTTATTTCGATGCGCTCTGGTCGGCCATTCGGAGCGACACCCCCATCTATGCCCTTGCGGCCATTTACGTCGCCCTCGGCTATGCCTTTATGTCGGGTAAGGGCTACCTCGCCTTCGGCATGCTGGACGCCTACTGGGCTGCCTGGAGCGTCAATTTCGGCCTGCTCGGTCCGGTCTTCGTCACCATTATCGGTCTGCTACACATCATCATTCGGCTGAACAAGCGCCGGAGCCTGGCCTATCGCGCCATGTTCGCACCCCGGCGCGTGGCCCGCTTCGTCGCCGGAACCATCCTGCTGCTGACCGCCGTATTGGTGTTCACCACCATGTTCTCGGCGATCAAGACAAGCTTCCCCATCGACCACGGCTTCCGCTTCGATGTCGCCCAGGCCGATATCGACAAGGCCATTCATTTCGGCGTCGATCCCTGGCGCTGGCTCTATGCCGTAGCCGAGCACCCGCTGGTGCTGCGCATTGCCGAGTTCAACTACAACGTCCTCTGGTTCGTCATCTGCTATTTCACCCTCTACTGGGTCGTGACCTCGCCGCGCACCGCCGGCCTGCGCGTTCGCTATGTGCTGACCTGGATGTTGAGCTGGGCCATCATCGGCAACGTCATAGCCGGCACTTGGCTCTCCGCCGGCCCGGCCTATTACGGCCTCGTCACCGGCGACATGGCGCGCTTCGGCGACCAGCTCGCCTTCCTCGCTACCACGGCGGGCGAAAAGAACTCTGCCTTCAATTTTCAGGCCTATCTGTGGAAGCTCTACGAAAGCGGCAATGTCGGCATCGGCTCGGGCATTTCGGCCTTCCCGTCCATCCACGTCGCCGTCACCACCATCAATGCCCTGTTCATCAGCGAAGTGTCGCGCCGCTTCGGAGCGCTGCTCTGGGCCTATGTCGCCTTCATCATCATGAGCTCGGTCTACCTTGGCTGGCACTATGCCATCGACGGCTACGTGTCCGTCGTCTGCGTCACCGCGATCTACTGGACCCTGCGCAAGCTGGTGCCGACCCTATCGCGGCTGCGCTGGAAGGCACCCGCCACGGAGCCCGCCGAGGCCATCGCGCGCAATTCCTGA
- a CDS encoding FAD-dependent oxidoreductase — MALYVQRLGHRPTIFERFDVARPIGSGIILQPTGQAVLQDLGLLDAIRALGAPIDRLSGADAKSGRTVLDVRYDALPNSGRGLGIHRAALFGVLHDAVVAAGIPVRTGHEVRALREMPEGRRAVVLVGDLVSEPFDLVVDCLGANSPLKSYAANAGKSRQLSFGAIWATLPWQGDGFDHAALAQRYDRASVMVGVLPIGRAEPGGQDLAALFWSLKPDDYEALKPDGLDAWKQTVLGHWPQVRAYLDTVPDFSSMTLARYAHHTMVDPTG, encoded by the coding sequence GTGGCGCTCTACGTCCAGAGGCTTGGGCATAGGCCGACGATCTTCGAACGGTTCGACGTTGCCAGGCCGATTGGCTCAGGCATCATCCTGCAGCCAACCGGGCAGGCGGTGCTGCAGGATCTGGGGTTGCTCGATGCAATCCGCGCCCTGGGTGCGCCGATCGACCGGCTGAGCGGTGCCGATGCCAAATCCGGACGAACGGTGCTCGATGTGCGCTACGACGCGCTGCCCAATAGCGGACGGGGTCTGGGTATCCATCGGGCGGCGCTGTTCGGCGTGTTGCATGACGCGGTTGTCGCGGCGGGTATTCCTGTTCGCACCGGGCATGAGGTGCGGGCATTGCGGGAGATGCCCGAGGGCAGGCGGGCGGTCGTTCTCGTTGGCGATCTCGTATCGGAACCGTTCGATCTCGTGGTCGATTGCCTCGGCGCCAATTCGCCGCTCAAGAGCTATGCGGCAAATGCCGGCAAATCACGCCAGCTCAGCTTTGGCGCCATCTGGGCGACGCTGCCGTGGCAGGGCGATGGTTTCGACCATGCTGCTCTGGCGCAGCGCTATGATCGGGCGAGCGTGATGGTCGGCGTGCTGCCGATCGGTCGGGCGGAGCCCGGTGGGCAGGACCTAGCGGCTTTGTTCTGGAGCCTCAAGCCGGATGACTATGAGGCGCTCAAGCCCGACGGGCTCGATGCCTGGAAACAGACGGTGCTCGGCCATTGGCCGCAAGTGCGGGCTTACCTCGATACGGTGCCCGACTTCTCGTCCATGACATTGGCGCGCTATGCGCATCATACCATGGTCGATCCGACGGGGTAG
- a CDS encoding potassium transporter Kup, translating into MTQTNTAGAHAGVDASDHSSQPQSRKDLSLLILGAIGVVYGDIGTSPIYAFREAMHVRPGAASSSSEILGLLSLIVWALTLTVSLKYVFFVTRADNNGEGGTLSLVALARKTFTNPPVWITMLGVLGAALFYGDAIITPAISVLSAVEGLELVAPDLSRWVVPITLVIIVGVFFVQRFGTAKVSIVFGPITAIWFLTLGFSGLVHIIDYPSVLWALNPLLGVEFLATHIGIAFVVVGAIFLAVTGAEALYVDLGHFGRRPIVLAWFGLVFPCLLLNYFGQGAFVLEVGVHNVESPFFEMQPDWALLPFVGLATLATIIASQAVISGTYSLTQQAIALNMLPRMVVTHTSETQSGQIYMPQITTMLMVGVLLLVLMFRSSSALSAAYGIAVAGVMVVTLALLLVVMWRNWKWPPVAVVGFGILFAVIDGGFFTANASKLFQGGWVPAAVAAGVAILMWTWMTGRRRLADKTRRDEVPLQFLVDNLSKKKPTLVPGTAVFLTSDIEGAPTALLHSLKHYKVLHEQNVILTVRTSASPRVPDDEKVTIDAYNELFSRVVVTFGYMESPNIPKALALGRKLGWKFDIMSTSFFLSRRSLKPGPKPGNPLRFWQDRVFTRLAKNASDATEYFHIPTGRVVEIGTQVVL; encoded by the coding sequence ATGACGCAGACGAACACGGCCGGCGCCCACGCCGGAGTCGATGCGAGCGACCATTCCAGCCAACCACAATCCCGTAAAGACCTGTCACTTTTGATCCTGGGGGCGATCGGTGTCGTTTATGGCGACATCGGAACGAGCCCGATCTATGCGTTTCGCGAAGCTATGCATGTTCGACCGGGCGCGGCCTCAAGCTCCAGCGAAATCCTGGGGCTGCTGTCGCTGATCGTCTGGGCGCTGACGCTGACCGTTTCGCTCAAATACGTGTTCTTCGTGACCCGGGCCGACAACAATGGCGAAGGCGGCACGCTGTCGCTGGTGGCGCTGGCCCGCAAAACCTTCACCAATCCGCCGGTCTGGATCACCATGCTGGGCGTGCTCGGTGCGGCGCTGTTCTACGGCGACGCTATCATAACGCCGGCTATTTCAGTGCTGTCGGCGGTGGAAGGCCTCGAGCTGGTGGCGCCTGATCTGTCACGCTGGGTGGTGCCGATTACCCTGGTAATCATCGTCGGCGTGTTCTTCGTGCAGCGTTTCGGCACGGCCAAGGTGTCGATCGTATTCGGGCCGATAACGGCGATCTGGTTCCTCACGCTGGGATTTTCCGGCCTAGTCCACATCATCGATTATCCATCTGTGCTGTGGGCGCTCAATCCGTTGCTGGGCGTCGAGTTCCTGGCGACGCATATCGGCATCGCCTTCGTCGTGGTCGGCGCCATCTTCCTGGCGGTGACCGGCGCCGAGGCGCTCTATGTCGATCTCGGACACTTCGGCCGGCGGCCGATCGTGCTGGCCTGGTTTGGCCTGGTCTTTCCCTGCCTGCTGCTCAACTATTTCGGGCAGGGCGCATTCGTACTCGAAGTCGGCGTCCACAATGTCGAGAGCCCGTTCTTCGAAATGCAGCCCGACTGGGCGCTGCTGCCGTTCGTCGGCCTCGCCACCCTGGCGACAATCATTGCCAGCCAGGCGGTGATTTCGGGCACATATAGCCTCACCCAGCAGGCAATCGCGCTCAACATGCTGCCGCGCATGGTGGTGACGCACACGTCCGAGACGCAAAGCGGGCAGATCTACATGCCGCAGATCACCACGATGCTGATGGTGGGTGTGCTGCTGCTGGTGCTGATGTTCCGCAGCTCGAGCGCCCTGTCGGCCGCCTATGGCATCGCCGTGGCGGGCGTGATGGTGGTGACCCTGGCATTGCTGCTGGTGGTGATGTGGCGCAACTGGAAATGGCCACCGGTGGCAGTCGTCGGTTTCGGTATCCTCTTTGCCGTCATCGATGGTGGTTTCTTCACCGCCAACGCGTCCAAGCTGTTCCAGGGCGGCTGGGTGCCGGCGGCTGTGGCGGCAGGCGTTGCCATCCTGATGTGGACCTGGATGACGGGGCGCCGCCGCCTGGCGGATAAGACGCGCCGCGACGAGGTGCCGTTGCAGTTCCTGGTCGACAACCTGTCCAAGAAGAAGCCGACCCTGGTGCCGGGTACCGCTGTATTCCTCACCAGCGATATCGAGGGCGCACCGACGGCGCTGCTGCATAGTCTCAAGCACTACAAGGTGCTGCACGAGCAGAACGTCATCCTGACGGTCCGCACTTCGGCCTCGCCGCGCGTGCCCGACGACGAGAAGGTGACGATCGACGCCTATAATGAGCTGTTCAGCCGGGTGGTTGTCACCTTCGGCTATATGGAAAGCCCCAATATCCCCAAGGCGCTGGCGCTGGGCCGCAAGCTGGGCTGGAAGTTCGACATCATGTCGACCTCGTTTTTCCTCTCGCGGCGCTCGCTCAAGCCGGGTCCCAAGCCTGGCAATCCGCTGCGCTTCTGGCAGGACCGGGTGTTTACCCGCCTCGCCAAGAATGCCAGTGACGCGACGGAGTATTTCCATATTCCGACCGGACGCGTGGTGGAGATCGGTACGCAGGTCGTGCTGTAG
- a CDS encoding NADPH-dependent FMN reductase: protein MSKLKIAVIISSTRPTRFGELPAKWILDKANERPEIQAEIVDIRDFDLPFFDEMASNAWMPSANQNAVKWQNKISEFDGYIFVTAEYNRSITGALKNAIDQAYVNWNKKAFGAVGYGTVGGARAVEHLRNIGIELQMVSTRSAVHIGGADFAAVHPGFGGTKSISEIEGSIGNSAKDMLDQLIWWGAATKAARNDDAAAAKAAE, encoded by the coding sequence ATGTCCAAACTCAAGATTGCCGTTATCATCTCCTCCACCCGCCCGACCCGCTTTGGTGAGCTGCCGGCGAAGTGGATCCTCGACAAGGCCAATGAGCGCCCGGAAATCCAGGCCGAGATCGTCGACATCCGCGACTTCGACCTGCCGTTCTTCGACGAAATGGCCTCCAATGCCTGGATGCCGTCGGCCAACCAGAACGCCGTCAAGTGGCAGAACAAGATCAGCGAATTCGACGGCTACATCTTCGTCACCGCTGAATACAACCGTTCGATCACCGGCGCTCTCAAGAACGCCATCGACCAAGCCTATGTGAACTGGAACAAGAAGGCGTTCGGCGCCGTCGGTTACGGTACCGTCGGCGGTGCCCGTGCTGTCGAGCACCTGCGCAATATCGGCATCGAACTGCAGATGGTCTCGACCCGTTCGGCCGTCCATATCGGCGGCGCCGACTTTGCTGCAGTGCATCCTGGCTTTGGCGGCACCAAGTCGATTTCCGAGATCGAAGGCTCGATCGGCAATTCGGCCAAGGACATGCTTGATCAGCTGATCTGGTGGGGCGCTGCCACCAAGGCCGCCCGCAATGACGACGCTGCTGCCGCCAAGGCAGCCGAATAA